Proteins encoded within one genomic window of Thunnus maccoyii chromosome 22, fThuMac1.1, whole genome shotgun sequence:
- the btr12 gene encoding bloodthirsty-related gene family, member 12 produces the protein MQSMSSPGGRVLSEEQFSCSICLEVFVEPVSTPCGHSFCKACLQGYWNHSKKFSCPMCKKSYPKKPEMSVNRVLAEISSQFQGLMMAGGAGGAAGAGGAGGTGTASRGSTLNLSSDSGHGGSSVLDTGEFARAGEVPCDACIGRKLKALKSCVNCPGSFCETHLRHHKKVKSLTSHRLIEPTFHLEEKICKKHERLLEVYCRTDHTCICTACAETSHKSHEIVSADHEWKKKMSNLGKKRSELKHLIKERAKKLEEIKQSIKVIKASAQKELEESWQVYAELQRLVEQSQAELVELIATRQREAERHAQELARGLENELSQLRRRSNELEAYAQTQDKVVFLQNLVTLQPPPEPTDWSAVSINTDLYLGTIRSSVSSLMDKFQEELKRLYGKELRKVQNYSSEVILDPGTAQRNLVVSDDGRQVRYEERKSSHSEGPKRFSPALFVLSREGLNSGRHYWEVDVGRKTAWTLGMTRASARRKGEIKLSPEGGYWCLWLKNGEVKALASSRVPLPLPFQPHKVGIYLDYEGGQISFYDVKARLHLYTFIDNFNESLYPIFSPCLTQDGKNSCPLIITPVKHA, from the exons GCATGAGCTCTCCGGGAGGCCGGGTCCTCTCCGAGGAGCAGTTCAGCTGCTCCATCTGCCTGGAGGTGTTCGTGGAGCCTGTCTCCACCCCTTGCGGCCACAGCTTCTGCAAGGCCTGCCTGCAGGGCTACTGGAACCACAGCAAGAAGTTCTCCTGCCCCATGTGCAAGAAAAGCTACCCCAAAAAGCCAGAGATGAGCGTCAACAGGGTCCTGGCTGAAATCTCCTCCCAGTTCCAGGGGCTGATGATGgctggaggagcaggaggggCCGCGGGAGCCGGGGGAGCCGGGGGAACCGGGACAGCCTCTCGAGGATCCACGCTGAATCTGAGCTCAGATTCAGGCCACGGGGGCTCTTCAGTGCTTGACACCGGGGAGTTCGCCCGAGCCGGGGAGGTCCCCTGTGATGCCTGTATTGGGAGGAAGTTAAAGGCGCTCAAGTCTTGTGTAAACTGCCCTGGATCATTCTGTGAGACCCACCTCAGACATCATAAAAAG GTAAAGTCTCTGACGTCTCATCGTCTGATCGAACCCACCTTCCACCTGGAGGAGAAGATCTGTAAGAAACATGAACGTCTTCTGGAGGTCTACTGCCGCACCGACCACACCTGCATCTGCACGGCCTGCGCTGAAACGTCACACAAATCCCATGAAATCGTCTCCGCTGACCACGagtggaagaagaagatg AGTAATCTGGGAAAGAAGAGGTCAGAGCTGAAGCATTTGATCAAGGAAAGAGCCAAGAAACTGGAGGAAATCAAACAATCCATCAAGGTCATCAAG GCCAGTGCTCAGAAGGAGTTGGAGGAGAGCTGGCAGGTTTACGCCGAGCTGCAGCGCCTGGTGGAGCAGAGTCAGGCAGAGCTGGTGGAGCTGATCGCCACACGCCAACGTGAGGCTGAGCGTCACGCTCAGGAGCTGGCCCGAGGTTTGGAGAATGAACTGAGccagctgaggaggaggagcaatGAGCTGGAGGCCTATGCACAGACCCAGGACAAAGTGGTCTTCCTGCAG AACCTGGTGACGCTGCAGCCCCCTCCTGAGCCCACTGATTGGTCGGCGGTGAGCATCAACACTGACCTTTATCTGGGAACCATCCGCTCCTCCGTCAGCAGCCTCATGGACAAGTTCCAAGAGGAGCTTAAAAGATTGTATGGGAAAG aaCTGCGGAAGGTGCAGAACTACTCAA GTGAGGTGATTTTAGACCCTGGTACTGCCCAAAGGAACCTGGTTGTGTCCGACGACGGTCGCCAGGTGAGGTATGAAGAACGCAAATCCTCTCACTCCGAAGGCCCGAAACGCTTCAGCCCAGCCCTCTTTGTCCTGAGCAGAGAGGGTCTCAACTCTGGACGCCACTACTGGGAGGTGGACGTGGGGCGTAAGACAGCCTGGACGCTCGGCATGACCCGTGCCTCGGCCCGCCGCAAAGGTGAGATCAAGCTGAGTCCAGAGGGAGGATACTGGTGCCTGTGGCTGAAGAACGGGGAGGTGAAGGCTCTGGCATCGTCCCGTGTGCCTCTACCGCTGCCTTTCCAACCCCACAAAGTGGGAATCTACCTGGATTATGAAGGAGGCCAGATCTCCTTCTATGACGTGAAGGCACGCCTGCATCTCTACACCTTCATAGACAACTTTAATGAGAGTCTGTACCCTATCTTCAGTCCTTGCCTCACCCAGGATGGGAAGAACTCCTGTCCTCTCATTATAACCCCTGTTAAACACGCCTGA
- the LOC121889951 gene encoding uncharacterized protein LOC121889951, producing MTLPLRRVGMATTGNLSEEQVHCSICLDVFTNPVSIPCGHNFCQSCILGYWKTSPLYQCPMCKKSFYKRPDISVNTVLREIAEQFKEIRVKSVKGNLSKEEEEEGKVEKEKKWTMERRKKEDEEKLLEKDQKKQLLEELKQKQEEERRKKEASKEKPGEKKPPPEDLPPLIPRGSATKTSSLPSPLFEASAQTSRPQSPPIPPSPAPQASPSPTSSSLLPSSWEEVLCDVCLGEGRPKAVKSCLVCLTSYCEEHLKSHTARFTKHKLMEPVANMEDRMCPKHERLLELFCKKDQTCVCVLCTETDHRAHYTVPVEREWTEKKAQLKRTEMDVQQMIEERVKKVEEIKHSVELNKASAQREIEDSMQVFSELVRSIQRTQADLVLAIEEKQRQTERWAENLITELDQEIAVLKRRNTDLENMARTDHIHFLKSFPALSTTPSVKDWSETNVPTAMCIGMIRRSVSQLEATLNEVIEKLAESETKKILKYSADVTLDPDTANPWLQLSQDRRQVRHLGAWQDLPDHPDRFDTVVIVLGREGFTSGRHFWEVQVGDKDDWYLGVAKSSVNRKGRISVSTTHGYWALAMKKGQGYRVSTSPPVLLTLDSKPKQVGVYVDYKEGQVSFYDMRARTHIYTFKDTFTEKILPFFYLYCCDKASDTFVICPANEKSPIKQKFTVELRSVRDPKYKTYKLPFVLHRAIMSSFSVLNSLPKDHFQCPICLNVFSDPVTTPCGHNFCKTCLSEHWDNSELCHCPTCNKRFYIKPEISTNAVIDEISVQIKKRKVEILESADAPWQVKCDVCSEVKFKALKSCLVCLTSYCEAHLEPHQRVPSLIRHKLIDPVENLEERMCVKHERMLDLFCRGEEVCICLLCNETDHKYHETVPVEEEGALQKENIESKKAKIQTMIEARLEKIKEFTVSSEMRREKANKEAGDSDKLFNTLMTRVQEMQMKINSNIQEKLQKSEEKDKAMIKELEDEITQLQRKQSELEELSQTDDHVHLLQTLQSLNTLSDGKDWSQVRVYSDVYVRTLRRAMSHLVHTFRAELKILTNMELTRMRQYKESVTFDPTTAGCYLVVSEFGKRLKYSKTASTSSPADFDRFDCPMVLGKKGFTSGRHYWEVQVGLRTEWDIGVAKETVSRTGTIVKRENGFFAIGKKGVEYKAQRTPYTVLNLSPRPRQVGVYVDYEEGRVSFYDVNEKLHIYSFTGESFTEKLFPYFYLYSWAKKSEPLIITSMEDQALLFSRIRLLTQAKE from the exons ATGACCCTGCCTCTCCGCCGTGTAGGAATGGCAACCACTGGGAACCTTTCTGAAGAGCAGGTGCACTGCTCCATCTGTCTCGACGTCTTCACCAATCCCGTATCCATCCCctgtggacacaacttctgcCAGAgctgcattctgggatactggAAAACCAGCCCTTTGTATCAGTGTCCTATGTGCAAGAAGTCCTTCTACAAAAGGCCCGATATTAGCGTTAACACTGTCCTGAGGGAAATCGCAGAGCAGTTCAAGGAAATCAGGGTTAAAAGTGTAAAAGGGAACTTgagcaaagaggaggaggaggaggggaaagtggagaaagaaaagaagtggACAATGGAGAGACGGAaaaaggaggatgaagagaagCTTTTGGAGAAAGATCAGAAGAAGCAGCTTCTGGAGGAGCTGAAGcagaagcaggaggaggagaggagaaagaaagaggcgTCAAAGGAGAAACCAGGAGAGAAGAAGCCACCGCCAGAGGATTTACCACCGCTGATTCCCCGAGGGTCAGCCACCAAAACTTCCTCTCTGCCATCACCATTGTTCGAGGCATCAGCTCAAACATCACGCCCACAATCACCTCCAATCCctccttctccagctcctcAAGCCTCACCTTCACCTACTTCCTCTTCGCTCCTACCTTCTTCCTGGGAGGAGGTCCTGTGTGATGTTTGCCTAGGGGAAGGCAGGCCGAAAGCGGTCAAATCCTGCCTCGTATGTCTGACTTCCTACTGTGAGGAGCATCTAAAATCTCACACTGCCAGGTTCACGAAGCACAAGCTGATGGAGCCTGTCGCGAACATGGAGGACAGGATGTGTCCTAAGCATGAAAGGCTGTTGGAGCTGTTCTGTAAGAAGGatcaaacctgtgtgtgtgtactctgcACTGAGACAGACCACAGGGCGCACTACACTGTCCCTGTGGAGCGAGAATGGACAGAGAAAAAG GCACAGCTGAAGAGGACAGAGATGGATGTCCAGCAAATGATCGAGGAGAGAGTGAAGAAGGTGGAGGAGATCAAACACTCTGTGGAGCTCAACAAA GCTAGCGCTCAGAGAGAGATCGAGGACAGCATGCAGGTCTTCTCAGAGCTGGTGCGCTCCATCCAGAGGACTCAGGCCGATCTGGTTTTGGCCATAGAGGAGAagcagaggcagacagagagatgggCCGAGAACCTTATTACAGAACTGGACCAGGAAATCGCTGTGTTAAAAAGGAGGAATACAGATCTGGAAAACATGGCTCGTACAGACCACATTCACTTCTTGAAG AGTTTCCCGGCTCTTAGCACTACACCATCTGTGAAAGACTGGTCTGAGACCAATGTTCCCACTGCCATGTGCATAGGCATGATCAGGAGATCTGTGTCCCAACTGGAGGCAACACTGAATGAAGTAATCGAAAAACTGGCAGAAAGTG agACCAAAAAGATTCTGAAATATTcag CGGATGTCACTCTGGACCCTGACACAGCAAACCCGTGGTTGCAGCTTTCTCAGGACAGACGTCAGGTGAGACACCTGGGTGCATGGCAGGACCTCCCTGACCACCCTGACCGCTTTGACACGGTGGTCATTGTCTTGGGCCGTGAGGGCTTCACCTCAGGAAGACATTTCTGGGAAGTCCAGGTGGGAGACAAGGATGACTGGTACCTGGGCGTAGCCAAGTCTTCTGTCAACAGGAAGGGTAGGATCTCTGTGAGCACCACCCATGGCTACTGGGCTCTGGCCATGAAGAAAGGCCAAGGGTACCGGGTGTCAACATCCCCGCCGGTACTGCTCACCCTCGACTCCAAGCCCAAGCAAGTGGGTGTGTACGTGGACTACAAGGAGGGCCAAGTGTCATTTTATGACATGAGAGCTCGGACTCATATTTACACGTTCAAAGATACATTCACGGAGAAGATTCTGCCCTTTTTCTACCTGTACTGCTGCGACAAAGCCTCTGATACCTTTGTGATCTGTCCTGCGAATGAGAAGAGCCCGATCAAGCAAA AATTTACCGTAGAACTACGAAGCGTAAG AGACCcgaaatataaaacatataaattacCTTTTGTCCTGCACAGAGCCATAATGTCATCATTCAGTGTCCTCAACTCATTGCCAAAGGATCATTTCCAGTGTCCAATCTGTCTGAATGTCTTCAGCGACCCGGTCACCACACCTTGTGGTCACAACTTCTGCAAGACCTGCCTCAGCGAGCACTGGGACAACAGTGAGTTGTGTCACTGTCCGACATGTAATAAAAGATTCTACATCAAACCTGAGATCTCCACAAACGCGGTCATTGACGAGATTTCGGTCcaaataaagaagagaaaagttGAGATACTGGAAAGCGCTGATGCGCCATGGCAGGTGAAGTGTGATGTGTGCTCTGAAGTTAAGTTCAAGGCCCTCAAGTCATGCCTGGTGTGTCTGACGTCATACTGTGAAGCCCACCTGGAGCCTCACCAGAGAGTACCCTCCCTGATAAGACACAAGCTGATCGACCCGGTGGAGAACCTGGAGGAGaggatgtgtgtgaagcatgaGAGGATGCTGGACCTTTTCTGCAGGGGTGAAGAGGTGTGCATCTGTCTGCTTTGCAATGAGACAGACCACAAATACCACGAGACAGTGCCTGTTGAAGAAGAAGGGGCTTTACAGAAG GAAAATATTGAGTCCAAAAAAGCTAAGATCCAAACGATGATTGAGGCCAGactggaaaaaataaaagaatttaCGGTTTCTTCTGAAATGAGGAGA GAGAAAGCAAATAAAGAGGCCGGGGACAGTGATAAGCTGTTCAATACTCTGATGACTCGTGTTCAAGAGATGCAAAtgaaaatcaattcaaataTTCAGGAGAAGCTCCAAAAATctgaagagaaagacaaagcgATGATTAAAGAGCTGGAGGACGAAATCACCCAACTGCAGAGGAAGCAGTCTGAGCTGGAGGAGCTTTCACAAACTGATGACCACGTTCACCTTCTGCAG ACTTTGCAGTCCCTGAACACCCTCTCAGACGGCAAGGACTGGTCTCAGGTCAGGGTTTACTCAGACGTGTATGTGCGGACGCTGAGGAGAGCCATGTCTCATCTTGTGCACACTTTTCGTGCCGAACTGAAAATTCTGACAAACATGG AACTGACAAGAATGAGACAATACAAAG aGTCCGTCACCTTTGACCCAACCACTGCCGGTTGCTACCTTGTGGTGTCTGAATTTGGTAAACGTTTGAAGTACTCCAAAACTGCGAGCACCTCATCGCCTGCTGACTTTGACAGGTTTGACTGTCCCATGGTTTTAGGCAAAAAGGGCTTCACCTCTGGGCGGCACTATTGGGAAGTCCAAGTGGGCCTCAGAACCGAATGGGACATTGGTGTTGCAAAGGAAACGGTATCCAGGACGGGAACCAttgtgaaaagagaaaatggctTCTTTGCCATAGGGAAGAAAGGTGTTGAATATAAAGCTCAACGCACACCCTACACAGTTCTTAACCTGAGTCCCAGACCAAGACAGGTGGGAGTTTACGTGGACTACGAAGAAGGCCGAGTCTCTTTCTATGATGTGAATGAGAAGTTGCATATTTACTCTTTCACGGGAGAATCTTTCACAGAGAAACTGTTCCCGTACTTTTATCTGTACAGTTGGGCAAAGAAATCAGAGCCTTTGATTATTACCTCTATGGAAGATCAAGCACTTCTCTTCTCTCGCATTCGCCTCCTCACACAAGCTAAAGAATAA